The following proteins come from a genomic window of Streptomyces sp. NBC_01716:
- a CDS encoding class I SAM-dependent methyltransferase, whose product MPSSALWRYADEAPEAVSPCSAIDRLKPACRASRVLAMLCAQAGRSGSMEGMTDMVNSAQAEAWNGYEGRHWAEHQDRYDNLNDAANAPLLEAAGIKEGDRVLDVGCGNGRVTRLAARRGARAVGIDLSAPMLARARESAVAEEVEDVTFVQGDAQVYDFEEESFDIAVSRFGVMFFADPAAAFRNIGNALRPGGRLAFVCPQSFSLMDQAVIFAAIGTQVTLPAVNEDSRHQPASFADPAHTERVLSEAGFKGIGLRALALTQHWGKDASDASAFLMGWGPLQHWLTLADADERTRTRAHDAATEAFHAFETRQGVHLTSRLWLVTAERP is encoded by the coding sequence GTGCCGAGCAGCGCGCTGTGGCGCTACGCCGATGAGGCCCCCGAAGCCGTGTCCCCCTGCTCCGCGATCGACCGCCTGAAACCGGCGTGCCGGGCAAGTCGAGTTCTCGCCATGCTATGTGCGCAAGCCGGGAGGAGCGGCAGTATGGAAGGCATGACGGACATGGTGAATTCAGCCCAGGCCGAGGCGTGGAACGGCTATGAGGGCAGGCACTGGGCAGAGCACCAAGATCGGTACGACAATCTGAACGATGCCGCCAATGCTCCGCTGCTCGAAGCGGCCGGCATAAAGGAGGGTGATCGGGTCCTCGATGTCGGGTGTGGGAACGGTCGGGTCACCCGGCTCGCCGCGCGCCGGGGGGCTCGGGCCGTCGGGATCGATCTGTCGGCGCCCATGCTGGCGCGGGCCAGGGAGTCCGCGGTGGCGGAGGAGGTCGAGGACGTCACGTTCGTTCAGGGCGACGCGCAGGTGTACGACTTCGAGGAGGAGTCCTTCGATATCGCCGTGAGCCGCTTCGGGGTGATGTTCTTCGCCGATCCCGCAGCCGCGTTCCGCAACATCGGCAATGCGTTACGGCCTGGTGGACGGCTCGCCTTCGTCTGTCCGCAGTCGTTCAGCCTCATGGACCAGGCGGTGATCTTCGCAGCGATCGGCACCCAGGTCACCCTGCCCGCCGTCAACGAGGACAGCAGGCACCAGCCTGCCTCCTTCGCCGACCCCGCGCACACCGAGCGGGTCCTCAGCGAGGCGGGTTTCAAGGGAATCGGGCTGCGTGCCCTGGCGCTGACCCAGCACTGGGGCAAGGACGCCTCCGACGCCTCCGCGTTCCTCATGGGATGGGGGCCGCTGCAACACTGGCTGACCCTGGCCGATGCCGACGAGCGGACGCGTACGCGCGCGCACGATGCGGCGACGGAAGCCTTCCACGCCTTCGAGACCCGGCAGGGGGTACATCTGACCAGCCGTCTGTGGCTCGTCACCGCCGAGCGGCCCTAG
- a CDS encoding GNAT family N-acetyltransferase: MEIRRATTVAELVAAQHLYDSPPRPEWAERFLAAPGHLLLMAYVEGVPAGFVSGIEMLHPDKGGEMCLYELSVDEPYRRRGIGRALTDALADIARERGCYDMWVGVDTDNDPALATYRAAGARDEGRFAMLTWEFPDRA; encoded by the coding sequence ATGGAGATCCGCCGAGCGACGACGGTCGCCGAACTCGTCGCCGCCCAGCATCTGTACGACAGCCCGCCGCGGCCCGAGTGGGCGGAGCGCTTTCTCGCCGCTCCGGGTCATCTGCTGCTGATGGCTTATGTGGAAGGGGTCCCGGCTGGATTCGTCTCCGGCATCGAGATGCTGCATCCGGACAAGGGGGGCGAAATGTGCCTGTACGAGCTGTCGGTGGACGAGCCGTACCGGCGGCGGGGCATCGGACGGGCACTGACGGACGCTCTGGCGGACATCGCGCGCGAGCGCGGCTGCTACGACATGTGGGTGGGCGTGGACACCGACAACGATCCGGCACTGGCGACCTACCGCGCGGCCGGTGCGCGTGACGAGGGTCGCTTCGCGATGCTGACCTGGGAGTTCCCGGACAGGGCCTAG
- a CDS encoding alpha/beta fold hydrolase, with protein MEIPTPRRPRLRKRWLAGMAAAAVLVGAGTWSAVASDSAPTVHRADQMMEMPGARIDTSYFTAGDGGGDNRRPAVLLGHGFGGSKNDVRKQAEKLARDGFAVLTWSARGFGKSTGKIGLNDPAHEVKDVSRMIDWLAERPEVQLDADGDPRVGMSGASYGGGIALLGAGYDPRVDAIAPVITYWNLADSLFPNGVFKKLWAGIFFSTGGGCDTFEKQLCEMYERVAVAGKPDAAAGELLAERSPSAIGDRIKVPSLIIQGQTDSLFPLGQSDVMAKTIKANGAPVSVDWMAGGHDSGTAETGRIESRISSWFDRYLKKDTGTDTGPAFRVSRTGGVDSTDGQALLRGATSDSYPGLRSGTTDVPLSGSPQSFENPAGASPPAISTVPGLGGGLSQLTTFGLGIALDFPGQYARFDSAPLDRSLQVTGSPTVRVGVKADTDDAVLFGKVYDVGPDGRQQVLPSQLVAPIRVDGVKEGSGRTVDVTLPAIDHKVEAGHRLRVVFAATDLAYASPAAPATYTVTVDGDLSVPRAPALATAAPTLAWWVWGLPLAGALIAAVLLLTARRRVSAPAPDPALADVPLQITDLSKRYAKSADRYAVRDLSFRVEKGQVLGLLGPNGAGKTTTLRMLMGLITPDGGDIRVFGHSIRPGAPVLSHVGAFVEGAGFLPHLSGRDNLELYWRATGRPAEDSHIEEALEIAGLGDALARAVRTYSQGMRQRLAIAQAMLGLPDLLILDEPTNGLDPPQIREMRDVMIRYAANGRTVIVSSHLLSEVEQTCTHLVVMDRGRLVQAGPVAEITGSGDTVLVTTNGQVPDPVVDKIAAMSGIASAIRTDEGLLVHLDGASTNTLVAELMRLDVALTGVGPHRRLEDAFLTLISGASA; from the coding sequence ATGGAGATCCCAACCCCCCGGCGGCCACGGCTGCGCAAACGATGGCTCGCGGGCATGGCCGCGGCTGCCGTGCTCGTCGGCGCCGGCACCTGGTCCGCCGTCGCCTCGGACAGCGCGCCGACCGTGCACCGAGCCGACCAGATGATGGAGATGCCCGGCGCCAGGATCGACACCTCGTACTTCACCGCGGGTGACGGCGGCGGCGACAACCGCAGGCCGGCGGTCCTGCTCGGCCACGGGTTCGGGGGCAGCAAGAACGACGTAAGGAAGCAGGCCGAGAAGCTCGCGCGCGACGGATTCGCCGTGCTGACCTGGTCCGCACGGGGATTCGGGAAGTCCACCGGCAAGATCGGACTCAACGACCCGGCCCACGAGGTCAAAGACGTCTCCCGGATGATCGACTGGCTCGCCGAGCGTCCCGAGGTCCAGCTCGACGCCGACGGCGACCCGCGCGTCGGCATGAGCGGAGCCTCCTACGGAGGAGGCATCGCGCTGCTCGGCGCGGGATACGACCCGCGCGTCGACGCGATAGCGCCGGTGATCACCTACTGGAATCTCGCCGACTCCCTCTTCCCCAACGGCGTCTTCAAGAAGCTCTGGGCCGGGATCTTCTTCTCCACCGGCGGTGGCTGCGACACCTTCGAGAAGCAGCTCTGCGAGATGTACGAGCGGGTCGCCGTCGCCGGGAAGCCCGACGCGGCGGCCGGTGAACTCCTCGCGGAGCGCAGCCCGTCCGCGATCGGCGACCGCATCAAGGTGCCGTCGCTGATCATCCAGGGGCAGACCGACTCCCTCTTCCCGCTCGGCCAGTCCGATGTCATGGCGAAGACGATCAAAGCCAACGGCGCCCCTGTCTCCGTCGACTGGATGGCCGGTGGCCACGACAGCGGAACCGCCGAGACCGGCCGCATCGAGAGCCGTATCTCCTCCTGGTTCGACCGCTATCTCAAGAAGGACACCGGCACCGACACCGGGCCCGCCTTCCGCGTCAGCAGGACCGGCGGCGTCGACTCGACCGACGGCCAGGCGCTGTTGAGAGGCGCGACCAGCGACAGCTATCCCGGGCTGAGGAGCGGGACGACGGACGTCCCGCTGTCAGGCTCCCCGCAGTCGTTCGAGAATCCCGCGGGTGCGAGCCCGCCCGCCATTTCCACCGTGCCGGGACTCGGCGGCGGACTGTCCCAGCTGACGACGTTCGGTCTCGGCATCGCCCTGGACTTCCCCGGGCAGTACGCCCGCTTCGACTCCGCGCCGCTCGACCGCTCGCTCCAGGTCACCGGCTCACCGACCGTCCGGGTCGGCGTCAAGGCCGACACCGACGACGCCGTGCTCTTCGGCAAGGTCTACGACGTCGGGCCCGACGGCCGCCAGCAGGTACTGCCCTCACAACTCGTGGCCCCCATCCGGGTCGACGGCGTCAAGGAGGGCAGCGGCAGGACCGTCGACGTGACGCTGCCGGCCATCGACCACAAGGTGGAGGCCGGGCACCGGCTGCGGGTCGTCTTCGCCGCGACCGACCTCGCCTACGCCTCTCCGGCCGCCCCGGCCACCTACACCGTCACCGTGGACGGCGACCTGTCCGTACCCAGGGCGCCCGCCCTCGCCACCGCCGCGCCGACCCTCGCCTGGTGGGTCTGGGGCCTGCCGCTGGCGGGTGCGCTGATCGCCGCGGTGCTGCTGCTCACCGCGCGCCGCCGCGTCAGTGCTCCGGCACCCGACCCGGCACTGGCCGACGTACCGCTTCAGATCACGGACCTGTCGAAGCGCTACGCCAAGTCCGCGGACCGCTATGCCGTACGGGACCTCTCCTTCCGTGTCGAGAAGGGTCAGGTGCTCGGGCTCCTCGGCCCGAACGGCGCGGGCAAGACCACGACCCTGCGCATGCTGATGGGCCTCATCACCCCCGACGGGGGAGACATCCGGGTCTTCGGGCACTCCATCAGGCCCGGCGCCCCGGTCCTGTCCCATGTCGGTGCCTTTGTCGAGGGCGCGGGCTTCCTGCCGCACCTGTCCGGGCGGGACAACCTGGAGCTGTACTGGCGGGCGACCGGCCGTCCCGCCGAGGACTCGCACATCGAGGAGGCCCTGGAGATCGCCGGACTCGGCGACGCCCTCGCCCGCGCCGTACGCACCTACTCGCAGGGCATGCGGCAGCGCCTCGCGATCGCACAGGCGATGCTCGGCCTGCCGGACCTTCTCATCCTGGACGAGCCGACCAACGGCCTCGACCCGCCGCAGATCCGCGAGATGCGCGACGTGATGATCCGCTACGCGGCCAACGGCCGGACCGTCATCGTCTCCAGCCATCTCCTCTCCGAGGTCGAACAGACCTGTACGCACCTGGTGGTCATGGACCGCGGCAGGCTCGTCCAGGCGGGTCCCGTCGCCGAGATCACCGGCTCCGGCGACACCGTGCTGGTCACCACGAACGGACAGGTGCCCGACCCGGTGGTCGACAAGATCGCCGCCATGTCCGGGATCGCGTCGGCCATCCGTACGGACGAGGGGCTGCTCGTACATCTCGACGGGGCCAGCACCAACACCCTGGTCGCCGAACTCATGCGGCTGGACGTGGCGCTGACCGGCGTCGGACCGCACCGTCGTCTGGAGGACGCCTTCCTCACTCTCATCTCAGGAGCCTCCGCATGA
- a CDS encoding ABC transporter permease encodes MSTLTESAPGYRAGRTLPFGVELVRQLKRRRTIAMGGVLAALPFVLIVAFAIGGTPGGDEGGGGGGSRLNLMDTATSSGANFAATCLFVSAGFLLVVPVALFCGDTVASEASWSSLRYLLAAPVPRARLLWSKLAVALSMSLAAMVLLPLVGLAAGTAAYGWGPLELPTGGSLATADAVPRLAIVVGFIFVSQLVTAGLAFWLSTKTDAPLGAVGGAVGLTIIGNVLDQVTALGNWRDFLPAHWQFAWADALQPQLEWSGMLKGSAISVTYALVLFALAFRKFSRKDIVS; translated from the coding sequence ATGAGCACGCTGACCGAATCGGCTCCGGGCTACCGGGCGGGCCGCACCCTCCCGTTCGGTGTCGAACTCGTACGACAGCTCAAGCGCAGACGGACGATCGCGATGGGCGGAGTGCTCGCCGCCCTGCCCTTCGTGCTGATCGTGGCCTTCGCCATCGGCGGGACGCCGGGAGGCGACGAGGGGGGTGGCGGGGGCGGCAGCCGGCTGAACCTGATGGACACCGCGACCTCGTCCGGCGCCAACTTCGCCGCCACCTGCCTCTTCGTCTCCGCGGGCTTCCTTCTGGTCGTGCCCGTCGCGCTCTTCTGCGGGGACACCGTGGCCTCCGAGGCGAGCTGGTCCTCGCTCCGCTATCTCCTCGCCGCTCCCGTGCCGCGTGCCCGCCTCCTCTGGAGCAAGCTGGCGGTGGCGCTCTCGATGAGTCTGGCGGCGATGGTGCTGCTGCCGCTCGTCGGGCTTGCGGCGGGCACCGCCGCGTACGGCTGGGGGCCGCTGGAGCTGCCCACCGGGGGGTCCCTGGCGACGGCGGACGCCGTGCCACGGCTGGCGATCGTGGTCGGTTTCATCTTCGTCTCCCAACTGGTCACCGCCGGCCTCGCCTTCTGGCTCTCCACGAAGACCGACGCCCCGCTCGGTGCGGTCGGCGGCGCGGTCGGTCTGACGATCATCGGCAATGTCCTGGACCAGGTGACGGCGCTGGGGAATTGGCGGGACTTCCTGCCGGCGCACTGGCAGTTCGCCTGGGCGGACGCGCTCCAGCCCCAGTTGGAGTGGAGCGGCATGCTGAAGGGGTCGGCGATCTCGGTGACGTACGCCCTGGTGCTCTTCGCGCTCGCGTTCAGGAAGTTCTCCCGCAAGGACATCGTGAGCTGA
- a CDS encoding helix-turn-helix transcriptional regulator, whose translation MEALRPAGRPVRGTHQVAAALAALVRSARQELLAFDDPGSSMGKCLPSPFLEFATECVRAAAERAAPQARHETQAETHADAGSGAGSEGEDGSESSAVSGSGTAPLPALPLTVRRIVPRRSLAVLPPALRALACGARQTESIPFKMVLVDRTTAAVPLDFDLHFNGVLLIRDPVVVGALVRIHQHWWDSGEDVHVAADPPEGALRDPVTGPAPVDAETGHDADLEPGVLPQRLRPVLDAMLCGLTDEAAAARLGMSPRTYSRRVGELLTALGTTSRFRAGAEAARRGWV comes from the coding sequence GTGGAGGCTCTCCGACCGGCGGGCCGGCCGGTCCGCGGCACCCACCAGGTGGCCGCCGCGCTGGCGGCGCTCGTCCGTTCCGCGCGTCAGGAATTGCTGGCGTTCGACGATCCGGGCAGTTCGATGGGGAAGTGCCTCCCGTCGCCGTTCCTGGAGTTCGCCACCGAGTGCGTACGCGCTGCCGCGGAACGGGCGGCCCCGCAGGCGCGGCACGAGACCCAAGCGGAGACGCACGCCGATGCCGGCTCCGGAGCGGGCTCCGAGGGAGAAGACGGCTCCGAAAGCTCGGCGGTCTCCGGCAGCGGTACCGCTCCCCTGCCCGCGCTTCCACTCACCGTCCGCCGGATCGTGCCGCGCCGCAGCCTGGCGGTGCTGCCGCCCGCGCTGCGCGCCCTGGCCTGCGGCGCGCGGCAGACGGAGTCGATCCCGTTCAAGATGGTCCTCGTGGACCGTACGACGGCCGCGGTCCCCCTCGACTTCGATCTCCACTTCAACGGGGTCCTGTTGATCCGGGACCCCGTCGTCGTCGGGGCCCTGGTCCGTATCCATCAGCACTGGTGGGACAGCGGCGAGGATGTTCACGTGGCGGCGGACCCGCCGGAGGGTGCGCTCCGTGACCCGGTGACGGGCCCGGCGCCTGTCGACGCGGAGACCGGACACGACGCGGACCTCGAACCGGGCGTCCTCCCCCAGCGGTTACGGCCCGTCCTCGATGCCATGTTGTGCGGGCTCACCGACGAGGCGGCGGCAGCGCGGCTGGGCATGTCGCCCCGTACGTACAGCCGTCGGGTCGGCGAGCTGCTCACCGCCCTAGGCACGACGAGCCGCTTCCGCGCGGGGGCGGAAGCGGCTCGTCGGGGCTGGGTATGA
- a CDS encoding YfbK domain-containing protein — MTKLRTRTKLHTRTYRGALVALLAGGLLLTGCSGDDGQNTKAIDASARDAPGTGAGAGSAAGSGAAGPADGVEQGEGQRDGEQKQRDDQPEGRFAPEPDYLSTFALDVDTASYGYALRTLGEGRLPDPGTVRPEEFVNSFRQDYERPEGDGFSVTVDGAAAPGADDDWSLMRVGLATRQADHKGERPPAALTFVIDISGSMAEPGRLDLVKESLGILTDELGGDDSIALVTFSDQAETRLPMTRVADSRSRIHDVIEELEPAQSTNVGAGVETGYDEAVEGRRSGATNRVVLLSDALANTGETQADAILERIEDERTEHGITLFGVGVGSDYGDALMEQLADKGDGHTTYISDREQARKVFVDQLPMNVELRARDAKAQVAFDSGAVERFRLIGYENRAVADEDFRNDRVDGGEVGPGHTVTALYAVKLRPGASGEVAKATVRWLDPGTRAPRERSGSIGVSAVDARLWGDAEPRLQVTAVAAYFAESLRGESADGDAMSYEGLPGAPGLGELEKRARTLAASTEDGSVKELAEAIGQASRARG; from the coding sequence GTGACGAAGCTCCGAACGAGGACGAAACTCCACACGCGGACGTATCGAGGAGCGCTGGTCGCGCTGCTGGCCGGCGGTCTGCTGCTCACCGGCTGCTCGGGCGACGACGGACAGAACACGAAGGCGATCGACGCGTCGGCCCGCGACGCACCCGGCACGGGAGCGGGCGCGGGGTCAGCGGCGGGCTCCGGTGCCGCCGGCCCGGCCGACGGGGTCGAACAGGGCGAGGGGCAGCGGGACGGAGAACAGAAACAGCGGGACGACCAACCGGAAGGGCGGTTCGCACCCGAGCCGGACTACCTGTCGACGTTCGCCCTCGACGTGGACACCGCCTCCTACGGATACGCGCTCCGCACCCTCGGCGAGGGACGGTTGCCGGACCCGGGCACCGTGCGGCCCGAGGAGTTCGTCAACAGCTTCCGCCAGGACTACGAGCGTCCCGAGGGCGACGGCTTCTCCGTCACGGTCGACGGCGCCGCCGCGCCGGGAGCGGACGACGACTGGTCCCTCATGCGCGTCGGGCTGGCCACCCGCCAGGCCGACCACAAGGGCGAACGCCCGCCTGCCGCACTGACGTTCGTCATCGACATCTCCGGCTCCATGGCCGAGCCCGGCCGCCTCGACCTCGTCAAGGAATCACTCGGCATCCTTACGGACGAGCTGGGCGGCGACGACTCGATCGCTCTGGTGACCTTCAGCGACCAGGCCGAGACCCGGCTGCCGATGACTCGTGTCGCCGACAGCCGCTCCCGGATCCACGACGTCATCGAGGAGCTGGAACCCGCCCAGTCGACCAACGTCGGGGCAGGCGTCGAGACCGGCTACGACGAGGCCGTGGAGGGCCGCAGGAGCGGCGCGACCAACCGGGTCGTCCTGCTGTCGGACGCGCTGGCCAACACCGGCGAGACGCAGGCGGACGCGATCCTCGAACGCATCGAGGACGAGCGGACCGAGCACGGCATCACCCTCTTCGGCGTCGGGGTCGGCAGCGACTACGGCGACGCCCTGATGGAGCAGCTGGCCGACAAGGGCGACGGACACACGACGTACATCTCCGACAGGGAACAGGCCAGGAAGGTCTTCGTCGACCAGCTCCCCATGAACGTCGAACTGCGCGCCAGGGACGCCAAGGCGCAGGTCGCGTTCGACAGCGGCGCGGTCGAGCGCTTCCGGTTGATCGGCTACGAGAACAGGGCTGTCGCCGACGAGGACTTCCGGAACGACCGGGTGGACGGCGGCGAGGTCGGTCCCGGGCACACGGTGACGGCGCTGTACGCGGTCAAGCTGCGGCCCGGCGCGAGCGGTGAGGTGGCCAAGGCGACGGTGCGCTGGCTGGACCCCGGGACCCGGGCACCGCGCGAGCGGTCGGGCTCGATCGGCGTGAGCGCGGTCGACGCCCGGCTCTGGGGTGACGCCGAGCCGCGGCTTCAGGTCACGGCCGTCGCCGCGTACTTCGCGGAGTCCCTTCGGGGAGAGTCCGCGGACGGAGACGCGATGTCCTACGAAGGTCTGCCCGGTGCACCCGGTCTCGGTGAACTGGAGAAGCGGGCGCGGACGTTGGCCGCCTCCACGGAGGACGGATCGGTGAAGGAGCTGGCGGAGGCGATCGGTCAGGCGAGCCGCGCGCGGGGCTGA
- a CDS encoding anthrone oxygenase family protein, which produces MASVLLALAVIFTGLYAGMMLIFLTGIMPALARLTDGQFVVAMRRLNEEVPRGLFLLVFLAEVAFPIAALAVPVDDRSDTHLWLLVAGLVCVVVNHLVTIAGNIPLNNALASSESAPETHPDSAVREAFESRWNRFHAVRTLFAVAGFALIVSASLS; this is translated from the coding sequence ATGGCCTCTGTCCTGCTCGCGCTCGCCGTCATCTTCACCGGTCTGTACGCCGGGATGATGCTCATCTTCCTCACCGGGATCATGCCCGCGTTGGCGCGGCTGACGGACGGGCAGTTCGTCGTGGCCATGCGCCGGCTCAACGAGGAGGTCCCGCGCGGGCTGTTCCTGCTCGTGTTCCTCGCCGAGGTGGCCTTCCCGATCGCGGCGCTCGCTGTTCCCGTCGACGACCGCTCGGACACCCATCTGTGGCTGCTGGTGGCCGGGTTGGTCTGCGTGGTCGTCAACCACCTCGTCACCATCGCCGGTAACATCCCGCTCAACAACGCCCTGGCGTCCTCCGAGTCGGCACCCGAGACCCACCCCGACTCCGCCGTGCGCGAGGCCTTCGAGAGCCGCTGGAACCGCTTCCACGCCGTCCGCACCCTCTTCGCCGTCGCGGGGTTCGCGCTGATCGTCAGCGCCTCGCTGTCGTGA
- a CDS encoding class I SAM-dependent methyltransferase family protein — protein MTKTSTTQEPQSHPNLTPRKRTGPLNRARWAAMRVLLGTVGRASAGIRIGFRHGFDSGSMLDYVYVNKAGGFPVVGHLIDRVYLNAVGWRAIRARRELLKDVLRKEIARRGGADGGANGGLRVLDVASGPGRYVQDLLAEYAPGSLHVECRDMDRAGLAQGERQAAERGLTGISYVYGDALAPAPGSPAPDVIVVSGLYELLLDDAVIAASVARLRELLAPGGVLVFTTQTHHPQLEFIANVLPNREGVLWEMKCRPVELAEQWAAQAGFTEVASRRESVGLFTVTTARR, from the coding sequence ATGACGAAGACGAGCACGACCCAGGAACCCCAAAGCCACCCGAACCTGACCCCTCGCAAGCGGACCGGTCCGCTCAACCGCGCGCGGTGGGCGGCGATGCGCGTACTCCTCGGCACCGTCGGGCGGGCGAGTGCCGGGATCCGCATCGGATTCCGGCACGGCTTCGACAGCGGATCGATGCTGGACTACGTGTACGTCAACAAGGCCGGCGGCTTTCCCGTCGTGGGACACCTCATCGACCGCGTATATCTGAACGCCGTCGGATGGCGCGCGATCCGGGCCCGCCGCGAGCTGCTGAAAGACGTCCTCCGTAAGGAGATCGCGCGGCGCGGTGGCGCCGACGGTGGTGCGAACGGTGGTCTGCGCGTACTGGACGTGGCGTCCGGGCCCGGACGCTACGTCCAGGACCTGCTCGCCGAGTACGCGCCCGGCTCCCTGCACGTCGAGTGCCGCGACATGGACCGCGCGGGTCTCGCGCAGGGAGAGCGCCAGGCGGCCGAGCGAGGGCTGACGGGGATCTCGTACGTCTACGGAGACGCCCTCGCCCCGGCCCCCGGCTCCCCCGCGCCCGACGTCATTGTCGTCTCGGGTCTCTACGAACTGCTTCTGGACGACGCCGTCATCGCCGCGTCGGTGGCGCGGCTGCGAGAGTTGCTCGCACCGGGCGGCGTGCTGGTCTTCACGACCCAGACCCACCACCCTCAGCTGGAGTTCATCGCGAACGTACTGCCGAACCGTGAGGGCGTTCTGTGGGAGATGAAGTGCCGGCCCGTGGAGCTGGCCGAACAGTGGGCCGCTCAGGCCGGGTTCACGGAAGTCGCCAGTCGGCGGGAGTCGGTGGGGCTGTTCACCGTCACGACAGCGAGGCGCTGA
- a CDS encoding PaaI family thioesterase — MDVTEQARALLEPVPAHRTAGIEVLRAADGAAEVALTTPHELTNVIGSLHSGGLAALIDAAGLAAIIAAGESEDAFQGVVPLGAQASLEFLAPARGRLVATCRLDDEASRALRPVLARETDRARVTTRTEVVDSAGVLVCRGSFEWSVRRTTHAPPE; from the coding sequence GTGGATGTCACCGAGCAGGCCCGCGCCCTTCTGGAGCCCGTACCGGCCCATCGAACGGCCGGTATCGAGGTGCTGCGTGCGGCCGACGGCGCGGCGGAGGTCGCGCTGACCACGCCCCACGAGTTGACGAACGTGATCGGCTCGCTGCACTCGGGCGGGCTGGCCGCACTGATCGACGCGGCCGGACTCGCCGCGATCATCGCCGCCGGGGAGAGCGAGGACGCGTTCCAGGGGGTCGTACCGCTCGGCGCGCAGGCCTCCTTGGAGTTCCTCGCGCCGGCGCGCGGCAGGCTCGTGGCGACATGCCGCCTGGACGACGAGGCGTCGCGCGCGCTGCGTCCCGTCCTGGCCCGCGAGACGGACAGGGCCCGCGTGACCACACGCACCGAGGTCGTCGACTCGGCGGGTGTGCTGGTGTGCCGGGGCAGTTTCGAGTGGAGCGTACGCAGAACTACTCACGCGCCGCCCGAGTAG
- a CDS encoding damage-control phosphatase ARMT1 family protein has translation MPEVDDAPVIVSSTPGSFARSVLAERHPALIQQVRDAFPWSPERHRALDALLRSCTEGVIEPLDPGAHDRERWDAWGGEYFGRSWFDVPFLWSESYFYRRLLEAVGYFAPGPWHGTDPFAPFKRAELCGSLVDDELAALDALAERPVEERAAAYLQASLWGNRADLGFAVGSPGAAATVGAAGAARGEDPRPLVADDSEVLWSLLPTEGTPAEGTPAERPAGGGSSGSARTVHVIADNSGRELIPDLVLIDHLLTTGRADEVVLHVKPYPYYVSDATMADVVDCARRIAQASGSAGEAGKRLWTAMGDGRLDVRAHGFYCAPFPYSEMPADLRREFAGAALTIVKGDLNYRRLVGDRLWPPTTSFAERTAHFPGPVAALRTLKSDVIVGLDPRTPARLEEAGASGGPWRTSGTHALVQVSPGNAGT, from the coding sequence ATGCCCGAAGTGGATGACGCGCCCGTGATCGTGAGCAGCACGCCCGGTTCGTTCGCGCGGAGCGTGCTGGCCGAGCGCCACCCCGCCCTCATCCAGCAGGTACGGGACGCCTTCCCGTGGTCCCCGGAGCGGCACCGTGCGCTCGACGCGCTGCTGCGCTCCTGTACGGAGGGCGTCATCGAACCGTTGGATCCCGGGGCGCACGACCGTGAGCGGTGGGACGCGTGGGGCGGCGAGTACTTCGGCAGGTCGTGGTTCGACGTGCCGTTCCTCTGGTCCGAGAGCTACTTCTACCGCCGACTCCTCGAAGCGGTCGGCTACTTCGCGCCGGGGCCCTGGCACGGCACCGACCCGTTCGCGCCCTTCAAACGGGCGGAGTTGTGCGGCTCGCTCGTCGACGACGAACTCGCCGCTCTCGACGCGCTCGCCGAACGGCCGGTGGAGGAGCGGGCCGCCGCGTACCTCCAGGCCTCGCTCTGGGGCAACCGCGCGGACCTCGGCTTCGCGGTCGGTTCACCGGGCGCGGCGGCCACCGTCGGCGCGGCGGGCGCGGCGCGCGGTGAGGATCCCCGGCCCCTCGTGGCGGATGACAGCGAGGTGCTGTGGTCGCTGCTTCCTACGGAGGGGACGCCCGCCGAGGGGACGCCCGCCGAGAGGCCGGCCGGCGGTGGCTCGTCCGGCTCCGCACGGACCGTCCACGTCATCGCGGACAACTCCGGCCGCGAGCTGATCCCCGACCTCGTCCTCATAGACCATCTCCTGACCACCGGTCGCGCGGACGAGGTCGTCCTGCATGTCAAGCCGTATCCGTACTACGTCTCCGACGCGACCATGGCCGACGTCGTCGACTGCGCGCGCCGTATCGCTCAGGCGTCCGGCAGCGCGGGCGAGGCGGGCAAGCGGCTCTGGACGGCGATGGGCGACGGGCGACTCGACGTACGAGCGCACGGTTTCTACTGCGCGCCGTTCCCGTACAGCGAGATGCCCGCCGATCTCCGGCGCGAGTTCGCGGGGGCCGCCTTGACGATCGTGAAGGGCGACCTCAACTACCGCCGCCTCGTGGGCGACCGGCTCTGGCCGCCGACCACGTCGTTCGCGGAGCGCACGGCCCACTTCCCGGGGCCGGTGGCGGCCCTGCGTACCCTGAAGTCCGATGTGATCGTCGGCCTCGACCCGCGCACGCCGGCACGACTCGAAGAAGCGGGCGCGAGCGGGGGCCCCTGGCGCACGAGCGGGACGCACGCGCTCGTTCAGGTCTCGCCGGGCAACGCGGGAACGTAG